In the Acetomicrobium sp. S15 = DSM 107314 genome, one interval contains:
- a CDS encoding ribosomal L7Ae/L30e/S12e/Gadd45 family protein codes for MPLGDLATPRCVVGARQVYKKLLMGELEKVFLARDADPSLVQPILIEAQRQSLTVEWADSMKLLGRACAVQCKAAAAGIRKA; via the coding sequence GTGCCCTTAGGCGATCTTGCTACGCCGCGCTGTGTGGTGGGGGCAAGGCAGGTATATAAAAAGTTACTGATGGGGGAGCTCGAGAAGGTGTTTTTGGCACGCGACGCGGATCCCTCGTTAGTGCAACCAATACTGATAGAGGCTCAAAGGCAGTCGCTTACGGTGGAATGGGCTGATTCCATGAAGCTCTTAGGGAGAGCCTGCGCGGTACAGTGCAAAGCAGCGGCAGCAGGAATTCGCAAAGCGTAA
- the rpsG gene encoding 30S ribosomal protein S7 produces the protein MPRKGSVKKRSASPDPVYGNAALSKMINSVMWDGGKSKAERVVYAALEKAAKRLNVSPQEVFEKALENVKPIVEVRPRRVGGATYQVPVEVDPQRAQSLAIRWIIQYARARKGIPMEERLARELADAYKGEGGAAKKREDTHKMAEANRAFAHYRW, from the coding sequence ATGCCACGAAAGGGATCGGTAAAGAAAAGGAGCGCAAGCCCGGATCCGGTTTACGGAAACGCCGCTCTATCCAAGATGATAAATTCGGTCATGTGGGACGGAGGCAAGAGTAAGGCGGAAAGGGTTGTCTATGCTGCCCTCGAAAAAGCGGCAAAACGCCTCAATGTGTCACCGCAAGAGGTTTTTGAGAAGGCGCTTGAAAACGTGAAACCGATAGTTGAAGTGCGCCCTCGAAGAGTAGGCGGTGCCACCTATCAAGTGCCGGTTGAGGTTGATCCGCAGAGAGCTCAGAGCTTGGCGATACGCTGGATTATCCAGTATGCTCGCGCTCGCAAAGGCATACCGATGGAAGAGAGGCTTGCCAGGGAATTGGCCGATGCATACAAAGGCGAGGGTGGCGCCGCCAAGAAGCGCGAAGACACTCATAAGATGGCGGAGGCAAACCGTGCGTTTGCCCATTATCGTTGGTAG
- the rpsL gene encoding 30S ribosomal protein S12: MPTINQLVRKGREEKKTRSGAPALQGNPQRRGVCTRVYTVTPKKPNSALRKVARVRLTSGIEVTSYIPGIGHNLQEHSVVLIRGGRVKDLPGVRYHIVRGALDCGGVDGRKKARSKYGARKPK, encoded by the coding sequence GTGCCAACAATTAATCAGCTCGTTCGTAAGGGGCGAGAGGAGAAAAAAACCCGCTCGGGGGCTCCTGCACTTCAAGGTAACCCTCAGCGCAGGGGCGTCTGCACGAGGGTTTATACCGTTACACCAAAGAAGCCCAACTCGGCGCTCAGAAAGGTTGCGCGCGTTCGCTTAACGAGCGGAATCGAGGTGACCTCTTACATTCCCGGCATCGGACACAACCTACAGGAGCATTCCGTAGTCCTTATACGCGGTGGTCGTGTCAAAGACCTGCCGGGTGTTCGTTATCACATAGTTAGGGGTGCTCTCGACTGCGGTGGCGTCGATGGGCGCAAAAAAGCGCGATCCAAATATGGCGCTCGTAAGCCAAAGTAG